In Macaca nemestrina isolate mMacNem1 chromosome 11, mMacNem.hap1, whole genome shotgun sequence, a single window of DNA contains:
- the LOC105492494 gene encoding complement C1q-like protein 2, protein MALGLLIAVPLLLQAAPPGAAHYEMMGTCRMICDPYTAAPGGGPAGAKAQPPGPSTAALEVMQDLSANPPPPFIQGPKGDPGRPGKPGPRGPPGEPGPPGPRGPPGEKGDSGRPGLPGLQLTAGTAGGVGVVGGGAGGAGDSEGEVTSALSATFSGPKIAFYVGLKSPHEGYEVLKFDDVVTNLGNHYDPTTGKFSCQVRGIYFFTYHILMRGGDGTSMWADLCKNGQVRASAIAQDADQNYDYASNSVVLHLDSGDEVYVKLDGGKAHGGNNNKYSTFSGFLLYPD, encoded by the exons ATGGCGCTCGGGCTGCTCATCGCCGTGCCGCTGCTGCTGCAGGCGGCGCCCCCAGGCGCCGCGCATTACGAGATGATGGGTACCTGCCGCATGATCTGCGACCCTTACACTGCCGCACCCGGCGGGGGGCCCGCGGGCGCAAAGGCGCAGCCTCCCGGACCCAGCACGGCCGCCCTGGAAGTCATGCAGGACCTCAGTGCTAACCCTCCGCCTCCCTTCATCCAGGGACCCAAGGGCGACCCGGGGCGACCGGGCAAGCCAGGGCCGCGGGGGCCCCCTGGAGAGCCGGGCCCACCTGGACCCAGGGGCCCTCCGGGAGAGAAGGGCGACTCGGGGCGGCCCGGGCTGCCAGGGCTGCAACTGACGGCGGGCACGGCCGGTGGCGTCGGGGTGGTGGGCGGCGGGGCCGGGGGAGCTGGCGACTCCGAGGGTGAAGTGACCAGTGCGCTGAGCGCCACCTTCAGCGGCCCCAAGATCGCCTTCTATGTGGGTCTCAAGAGCCCCCACGAAGGCTATGAGGTGCTGAAGTTCGACGACGTTGTCACCAACCTCGGCAATCACTATGACCCCACCACAGGCAAGTTCAGCTGCCAGGTGCGCGGCATCTACTTCTTCACCTACCACATCCTCATGCGCGGCGGCGACGGCACCAGCATGTGGGCGGACCTCTGCAAGAACGGGCAG GTCCGGGCCAGCGCCATTGCACAGGACGCCGACCAGAACTACGACTACGCCAGTAACAGCGTGGTGCTGCACTTGGATTCAGGGGACGAAGTGTATGTGAAGCTGGATGGCGGGAAGGCTCACGGAGGCAATAATAACAAGTACAGCACGTTCTCGGGCTTTCTTCTGTACCCGGATTAG